The proteins below are encoded in one region of Pseudomonas sp. SCB32:
- a CDS encoding adenosylcobalamin-dependent ribonucleoside-diphosphate reductase — MAKTDARPRGADQGVLALQPASQDIWDSKYRLKQKSGKPIDGSVDETWQRVARALADVEADKALREHWYERFLWALRNGAIPAGRIISNAGAQGHKPATSTINCTVSGIIRDSMDDILQKVHEAGLTLKAGCGIGYEFSTLRPRGAYVSGAGAHTSGPLSFMDIYDKMCFTVSSAGGRRGAQMGTFDVSHPDVREFIRAKREDGRLRQFNLSLLITDDFMAAVEVDEDWPLIFPVHQKERDEVDLDDAEHVVWRDWPVHDEYLVREDGRVACRVYGRVKARHLWDMIMVSTYDYAEPGFILIDRVNELNNNWWCEAIRATNPCGEQPLPPYGSCLLGSVNLTCFVNDAFGAHARFDWERFREVVRVFTRMLDNVVEINGLPLEQQRAEILGKRRHGMGFLGLGSALTLLKLRYGSPEACVFTEEVAREMALVGWEVALELSREKGPAPVLAQDYDVTAEMLRKRPEMVDDGYKVGDKVAGRVLHAKYSRYMQRVAEYAPQLVEELAEQGARFTHHSSIAPTGTISLSLANNASNGIEPSFAHHYSRNLIRAGRKTKEKISVYSYELLAYRALVDNHAVPDAEEEKHRLPEYFITADDITPQQHVDIQAAAQKWIDSSISKTANVPTDYPFEDFKDIYLYAWRQGLKGCTTFRFNPAAFQGVLVKESDLEKTVYRFELEDGSVVELKGNEEVEYDGEMHTAANLFDALKEGYYGKY; from the coding sequence CCGTGGCGCCGACCAAGGAGTCCTTGCCCTGCAACCCGCCTCGCAGGATATCTGGGACAGCAAATACCGCTTGAAGCAAAAGAGCGGCAAGCCCATCGACGGCAGCGTCGACGAGACCTGGCAGCGCGTCGCCCGCGCCCTGGCGGACGTCGAGGCGGACAAGGCGTTGCGCGAGCACTGGTACGAACGCTTCCTCTGGGCCCTGCGCAATGGCGCAATCCCGGCCGGGCGGATCATCTCCAATGCCGGCGCCCAGGGGCACAAGCCGGCGACCTCGACCATCAATTGCACCGTCTCCGGGATCATCCGCGACTCCATGGACGACATCCTGCAGAAGGTCCACGAGGCCGGGCTGACGCTGAAGGCCGGCTGCGGCATCGGCTACGAATTCAGCACCCTGCGCCCGCGCGGCGCCTACGTTTCCGGTGCCGGCGCGCACACCAGCGGGCCGCTCTCGTTCATGGATATCTACGACAAGATGTGCTTCACCGTCAGCTCCGCCGGTGGGCGGCGCGGTGCGCAGATGGGCACCTTCGACGTCAGCCATCCGGACGTGCGCGAGTTCATCCGCGCCAAGCGCGAGGACGGCCGCCTGCGCCAGTTCAACCTCAGCCTGCTGATCACCGACGACTTCATGGCCGCAGTGGAGGTTGACGAGGACTGGCCGCTGATCTTCCCGGTCCACCAGAAGGAGCGCGACGAAGTCGATCTGGACGACGCCGAGCACGTGGTCTGGCGTGACTGGCCAGTGCACGACGAATACCTGGTGCGCGAAGACGGCCGCGTGGCCTGTCGGGTCTACGGTCGGGTCAAGGCGCGGCACCTGTGGGACATGATCATGGTCTCCACCTACGATTACGCCGAGCCGGGCTTCATCCTCATCGACCGGGTCAACGAGCTGAACAACAACTGGTGGTGCGAAGCCATCCGCGCGACCAATCCCTGTGGCGAGCAACCGCTTCCGCCCTATGGCTCCTGCCTGCTGGGCTCGGTGAACCTGACCTGCTTCGTGAACGACGCCTTCGGCGCGCACGCGCGCTTCGACTGGGAGCGCTTCCGCGAAGTGGTGCGCGTCTTCACCCGCATGCTCGACAACGTGGTGGAGATCAACGGCCTGCCGCTGGAGCAGCAGCGCGCGGAAATCCTCGGCAAGCGCCGCCACGGCATGGGTTTCCTCGGCTTGGGCTCGGCACTGACCCTGCTCAAGCTGCGCTATGGCAGCCCGGAGGCCTGCGTGTTCACCGAGGAAGTAGCACGGGAAATGGCCCTGGTGGGCTGGGAAGTGGCCCTGGAGCTGTCCCGCGAGAAAGGCCCGGCGCCGGTCTTGGCGCAGGACTACGACGTGACCGCCGAGATGCTGCGCAAACGCCCAGAGATGGTCGACGATGGCTACAAGGTCGGCGACAAGGTGGCCGGCCGGGTACTTCACGCCAAGTACTCGCGCTACATGCAGCGGGTCGCCGAATACGCGCCGCAGCTGGTGGAAGAGCTGGCCGAGCAGGGTGCGCGCTTCACCCACCACAGCTCCATCGCACCCACCGGGACCATCAGCCTGAGCCTGGCCAACAACGCCTCCAACGGCATCGAGCCAAGCTTTGCCCACCACTACTCGCGCAACCTGATCCGCGCCGGTCGCAAGACCAAGGAGAAGATCTCGGTCTACAGCTACGAACTGCTGGCCTACCGCGCCCTGGTGGACAACCACGCCGTGCCGGACGCGGAGGAGGAGAAGCACCGCCTGCCGGAGTATTTCATCACCGCCGACGACATCACCCCGCAGCAGCACGTGGACATCCAGGCGGCGGCGCAGAAGTGGATCGACTCGTCGATCTCCAAGACCGCCAACGTCCCCACCGACTACCCGTTCGAGGACTTCAAGGACATCTACCTCTACGCCTGGCGCCAGGGCCTGAAGGGGTGCACCACCTTCCGCTTCAACCCGGCGGCCTTCCAGGGTGTGCTGGTGAAGGAGTCGGACCTGGAGAAGACGGTGTACCGCTTCGAGCTGGAAGACGGCAGCGTGGTGGAGCTCAAGGGCAACGAGGAAGTGGAGTACGACGGCGAGATGCATACCGCCGCCAACCTCTTCGACGCCCTGAAAGAAGGCTATTACGGCAAGTACTGA